Proteins from one Mercurialis annua linkage group LG7, ddMerAnnu1.2, whole genome shotgun sequence genomic window:
- the LOC126654723 gene encoding CDPK-related kinase 5, translating into MGLCSSKPSPNPNSSISSPVSDLRPAVISVPEKDNVIPTPELENEAGQTEKEDKSGNEEKEEREEKTTSSLDNVKKSPFFPFYSPSPAHYFFSKKSSPARSPGASANSTPKRFFKRPFPPPSPAKHIRAVLARRHGSVKPNEAAIPEGSEGGDVAAGAGLDKSFGFSKHFGNKYELGDEVGRGHFGYTCNAKFKKGELKGQQVAVKVIPKAKMTTAIAIEDVRREVKILRALTGHNNLVQFYDAYEDHDNVYIVMELCEGGELLDRILARGGKYSEDDAKTVLIQIFNVVSFCHLQGVVHRDLKPENFLFTSKDENSQLKAIDFGLSDFVRPDERLNDIVGSAYYVAPEVLHRSYGTEADVWSIGVIAYILLCGSRPFWARTESGIFRAVLKADPSFDETPWPSLSAEAKDFVKRLLNKDQRKRMTAAQALCHPWIKGSTNVQVPLDILIFKLMKAYMRSSSLRKAALRALSKTLTVDELFYLKEQFALLEPSKNGTISLDNIKTALMKNATDAMKESRIPDFLASLNALQYRRMDFEEFCAAALSVHQLEALDRWEQHARCAYELFEKDGNRAIMIEELASELGLGPSVPVHAVLHDWIRHTDGKLSFLGFVKLLHGVSTRNLAKAQ; encoded by the exons ATGGGGCTGTGTAGCTCAAAGCCCTCCCCAAACCCTAACAGTTCAATCTCGTCGCCGGTTTCAGATTTAAGACCGGCCGTTATTTCTGTTCCGGAGAAGGATAATGTTATTCCGACGCCGGAGTTAGAAAATGAGGCGGGTCAGACAGAGAAGGAGGATAAATCTGGAAATGAGgagaaagaagagagagaagagaaaaCGACGTCGTCTTTAGATAATGTTAAGAAATCTCCGTTTTTTCCGTTTTATAGTCCAAGTCCAGCGCATTATTTTTTCTCGAAAAAGTCGTCGCCGGCGAGATCTCCGGGGGCGAGTGCGAATTCTACGCCGAAGAGATTCTTCAAGCGGCCGTTTCCGCCGCCGTCTCCGGCGAAGCATATACGCGCAGTGCTAGCTCGGCGGCATGGATCGGTGAAGCCTAATGAGGCAGCTATACCGGAGGGGAGTGAGGGTGGTGACGTGGCAGCAGGAGCAGGGCTTGATAAGAGCTTTggattttcaaaacattttggGAATAAGTATGAGTTGGGAGATGAAGTTGGAAGAGGCCATTTTGGGTATACTTGTAATGCTAAGTTTAAGAAAGGTGAACTTAAAGGGCAACAAGTTGCTGTTAAAGTTATACCTAAAGCTAAG aTGACTACAGCTATTGCAATTGAAGATGTGAGAAGGGAGGTTAAGATTTTAAGAGCATTAACTGGGCATAACAATTTGGTACAATTTTATGATGCTTATGAAGATCATGATAATGTGTACATAGTTATGGA GTTATGTGAAGGAGGGGAGCTTTTGGATAGAATACTTGCAAG GGGTGGAAAATATTCAGAGGATGATGCAAAGACTGTCTTGATTCAGATATTTAATGTTGTTTCATTTTGTCACCTTCAGGGTGTGGTGCACCGGGATCTTAAACCTGAG AATTTTCTCTTCACGTCAAAGGATGAAAACTCACAATTGAAGGCCATAGATTTTGGTTTGTCGGATTTTGTCAGGCCAG ATGAGAGACTAAATGACATTGTTGGAAGCGCGTACTATGTGGCACCTGAGGTTCTGCATAGATCTTATGGTACAGAGGCTGATGTATGGAGTATAGGCGTCATTGCATATATTCTTTTGTGCGGTAGCCGTCCTTTTTGGGCTCGGACAGAATCTGGTATCTTTCGGGCTGTTTTAAAGGCTGATCCAAGTTTTGATGAGACACCTTGGCCTTCTCTATCGGCGGAGGCAAAAGACTTTGTCAAGCGCCTATTGAATAAAGACCAAAGAAAAAGAATGACCGCAGCCCAAGCATTAT GTCATCCCTGGATTAAAGGTTCTACAAATGTTCAAGTCCCTTTGGATATTCTAATTTTCAAACTCATGAAGGCTTATATGCGTTCATCATCTCTTAGGAAAGCTGCTTTGAGG GCTTTGTCTAAAACATTGACGGTGGAtgagttattttatttgaaagaacAGTTTGCGCTGTTGGAACCAAGCAAAAATGGCACAATAAGCTTAGATAATATCAAAACG GCCTTGATGAAAAATGCAACCGATGCAATGAAGGAGTCACGTATCCCTGATTTTCTAGCTTCT CTTAATGCACTTCAGTACAGAAGGATGGATTTTGAAGAATTCTGTGCAGCTGCATTGAGTGTTCATCAATTAGAGGCTCTTGATAGATGGGAGCAACATGCTCGTTGTGCCTATGAACTTTTTGAAAAGGATGGTAACAGGGCAATTATGATCGAGGAGCTGGCTTCG GAGCTTGGCCTCGGTCCATCTGTCCCTGTACATGCTGTTCTCCACGACTGGATTAGGCATACAGATGGAAAATTAAGCTTCTTAGGATTTGTCAAATTGTTGCACGGCGTGTCTACTCGGAATCTTGCAAAAGCTCAATAG